From Struthio camelus isolate bStrCam1 chromosome 21, bStrCam1.hap1, whole genome shotgun sequence, one genomic window encodes:
- the TNFRSF14 gene encoding tumor necrosis factor receptor superfamily member 14 isoform X10 has translation MAMISIGEHFVGNLQTGNPFLSCLKIFAIFLVTQLNRADALDCGLGEYPIGAECCPMCAAGLRVFKHCTANSSTTCMPCVEDTYTDHPNGLERCKKCKLCDKGANLVPEVVCTSTKNTVCGCPLGYFCSYLGTEDCEFCQRYTVCFPGTVVKERGTKTTDNVCEACPPGTFSAANMSNSCTPWPRLKENGLVQEEEGTPSDAVCANCLPVTAIVGAVLGVVLVAVATGLIYIWQRRKRKNYVLSVQESEMDKEVHPGFLTHLEPDMPPGGSMGEGNTPFPLILENQVSEYFFLVSV, from the exons ATGGCAATGATTTCGATAGGTGAGCATTTTGTTGGTAACCTGCAAACTGGAAACCCTTTCTTGTCTTGCCTAAAGATTTTTGCGATTTTCCTGGTAACGCAACTGAATCGTGCGGATGCGTTGGACTGTGGGCTAGGAGAATATCCCATAGGTGCTGAGTGCTGCCCGATGTGTGCTGCTG gacTTCGGGTTTTCAAGCATTGCACTGCAAATTCCAGCACAACGTGCATGCCTTGTGTTGAGGATACATACACAGACCATCCCAATGGTCTAGAACGCTGCAAGAAATGTAAATTGTGTGATAAAG GAGCCAACCTGGTGCCAGAAGTAGTATGTACCTCTACGAAGAATACAGTGTGTGGCTGTCCCCTGGGATATTTCTGCAGTTATTTGGGGACTGAAGACTGTGAATTTTGCCAACGCTACACTGTCTGCTTTCCTGGCACTGTGGTGAAAGAAAGGG GCACAAAGACCACTGACAATGTATGTGAAGCTTGTCCTCCTGGAACCTTCTCAGCAGCCAACATGTCAAATAGCTGTACACCATGGCCTAG GCTTAAGGAGAATGGCCTGgtacaagaagaggaggggactCCTTCAGATGCAGTTTGTGCAAATTGCTTGCCTGTTACAGCTATTGTTGGTGCTGTTCTTGGAGTTGTGCTGGTTGCTGTTGCAACTGGTCTTATATATATCtggcaaaggaggaagaggaaaaattatgTGCTAT CGGTGCAGGAATCAGAG ATGGATAAGGAGGTGCATCCTGGCTTCTTGACTCAT TTGGAGCCTGATATGCCACCAGGTGGCAGCATGGGAGAAGGAAACACTCCATTTCCTCTCATTCTAGAAAACCAGGTATCAGAGTATTTCTTCCTGGTAAGTGTGTAG
- the TNFRSF14 gene encoding tumor necrosis factor receptor superfamily member 14 isoform X8: MAMISIGEHFVGNLQTGNPFLSCLKIFAIFLVTQLNRADALDCGLGEYPIGAECCPMCAAGLRVFKHCTANSSTTCMPCVEDTYTDHPNGLERCKKCKLCDKGANLVPEVVCTSTKNTVCGCPLGYFCSYLGTEDCEFCQRYTVCFPGTVVKERGTKTTDNVCEACPPGTFSAANMSNSCTPWPRLKENGLVQEEEGTPSDAVCANCLPVTAIVGAVLGVVLVAVATGLIYIWQRRKRKNYVLSVQESEMDKEVHPGFLTHVSPGSADDGLSKPCGNPEGKGNWSLICHQVAAWEKETLHFLSF; encoded by the exons ATGGCAATGATTTCGATAGGTGAGCATTTTGTTGGTAACCTGCAAACTGGAAACCCTTTCTTGTCTTGCCTAAAGATTTTTGCGATTTTCCTGGTAACGCAACTGAATCGTGCGGATGCGTTGGACTGTGGGCTAGGAGAATATCCCATAGGTGCTGAGTGCTGCCCGATGTGTGCTGCTG gacTTCGGGTTTTCAAGCATTGCACTGCAAATTCCAGCACAACGTGCATGCCTTGTGTTGAGGATACATACACAGACCATCCCAATGGTCTAGAACGCTGCAAGAAATGTAAATTGTGTGATAAAG GAGCCAACCTGGTGCCAGAAGTAGTATGTACCTCTACGAAGAATACAGTGTGTGGCTGTCCCCTGGGATATTTCTGCAGTTATTTGGGGACTGAAGACTGTGAATTTTGCCAACGCTACACTGTCTGCTTTCCTGGCACTGTGGTGAAAGAAAGGG GCACAAAGACCACTGACAATGTATGTGAAGCTTGTCCTCCTGGAACCTTCTCAGCAGCCAACATGTCAAATAGCTGTACACCATGGCCTAG GCTTAAGGAGAATGGCCTGgtacaagaagaggaggggactCCTTCAGATGCAGTTTGTGCAAATTGCTTGCCTGTTACAGCTATTGTTGGTGCTGTTCTTGGAGTTGTGCTGGTTGCTGTTGCAACTGGTCTTATATATATCtggcaaaggaggaagaggaaaaattatgTGCTAT CGGTGCAGGAATCAGAG ATGGATAAGGAGGTGCATCCTGGCTTCTTGACTCATGTAAGTCCTGGGAGTGCAGATGATGGCCTTAGCAAGCCCTGTGGAAATccagaggggaaaggaaa TTGGAGCCTGATATGCCACCAGGTGGCAGCATGGGAGAAGGAAACACTCCATTTCCTCTCATTCTAG
- the TNFRSF14 gene encoding tumor necrosis factor receptor superfamily member 14 isoform X11 codes for MAMISIGEHFVGNLQTGNPFLSCLKIFAIFLVTQLNRADALDCGLGEYPIGAECCPMCAAGLRVFKHCTANSSTTCMPCVEDTYTDHPNGLERCKKCKLCDKGANLVPEVVCTSTKNTVCGCPLGYFCSYLGTEDCEFCQRYTVCFPGTVVKERGTKTTDNVCEACPPGTFSAANMSNSCTPWPRLKENGLVQEEEGTPSDAVCANCLPVTAIVGAVLGVVLVAVATGLIYIWQRRKRKNYVLSVQESESGQQGQALILTVENGDQTTVPMQETSQF; via the exons ATGGCAATGATTTCGATAGGTGAGCATTTTGTTGGTAACCTGCAAACTGGAAACCCTTTCTTGTCTTGCCTAAAGATTTTTGCGATTTTCCTGGTAACGCAACTGAATCGTGCGGATGCGTTGGACTGTGGGCTAGGAGAATATCCCATAGGTGCTGAGTGCTGCCCGATGTGTGCTGCTG gacTTCGGGTTTTCAAGCATTGCACTGCAAATTCCAGCACAACGTGCATGCCTTGTGTTGAGGATACATACACAGACCATCCCAATGGTCTAGAACGCTGCAAGAAATGTAAATTGTGTGATAAAG GAGCCAACCTGGTGCCAGAAGTAGTATGTACCTCTACGAAGAATACAGTGTGTGGCTGTCCCCTGGGATATTTCTGCAGTTATTTGGGGACTGAAGACTGTGAATTTTGCCAACGCTACACTGTCTGCTTTCCTGGCACTGTGGTGAAAGAAAGGG GCACAAAGACCACTGACAATGTATGTGAAGCTTGTCCTCCTGGAACCTTCTCAGCAGCCAACATGTCAAATAGCTGTACACCATGGCCTAG GCTTAAGGAGAATGGCCTGgtacaagaagaggaggggactCCTTCAGATGCAGTTTGTGCAAATTGCTTGCCTGTTACAGCTATTGTTGGTGCTGTTCTTGGAGTTGTGCTGGTTGCTGTTGCAACTGGTCTTATATATATCtggcaaaggaggaagaggaaaaattatgTGCTAT CGGTGCAGGAATCAGAG AGTGGACAGCAGGGGCAGGCATTGATATTAACCGTGGAGAACGGGGATCAGACAACTGTTCCCATGCAGGAGACGAGCCAATTCTGA